TCGAGATCCGAGCCGAGGGCGTCGATCCGGTCGCCGAGCTCGTGGATCTCGGCGTGGAAGGCCTCGGCGTTGGCGGTGTAGACGTCGGCGGAGTCCGGGTTCAGCCTGCCGAGCTCCTCGGCCACCGCGTCGGCGACGGCGCCGACGGTCTCGACGTGGTACCAGACATGCTCGTTGCCGTCCCCGTGGTCATGCCCGTGGTCATGGCCGTGGCCGTGCTCGTCACCGCCGTGCTCGTCGTCCGCGTGCTCGTCGTCCGCGTGCTCGTCGTCGCCGTGGGTCTCGTCGGCGTGCTCGTCGTCGGCGTGCTCGTCGTCGGTACCCTCGGTCTCGTCGACCGGGGGCGCGGGCACCGGCTCGCCGCCGGGTCCGGTCCGGCTGTCGTCGTCCGGGGACACCTCGTCGGCATGGTCGTCTTCAGCATGGTCGTCCTCGGCGTGGGCGTCGTCCAAGCCGAACAGCTCGGCGGCGTCCACGGTCGGCTTGTCGGCGTCCGTCGACTCCAGGATGCGGGTCATGAACTCGTCGTAGCCGCCGCCGTTGAGCACGACCAGGTCGGCATCCTGCACCTCTGCCGCGTCCCGCGGGGTGCCCTCGTAGGAGTGCGGATCGGCCGATGGGTCGTCGATGAGCGCGACGACCTCCACCTCGTCGC
This genomic stretch from Actinoalloteichus hoggarensis harbors:
- a CDS encoding metal ABC transporter solute-binding protein, Zn/Mn family, with translation MRSRMRRPGALVGGLAVTVLTLAACGDGEPADQGGAGDGALRVTTSTNVWGSVVSAVGGDEVEVVALIDDPSADPHSYEGTPRDAAEVQDADLVVLNGGGYDEFMTRILESTDADKPTVDAAELFGLDDAHAEDDHAEDDHADEVSPDDDSRTGPGGEPVPAPPVDETEGTDDEHADDEHADETHGDDEHADDEHADDEHGGDEHGHGHDHGHDHGDGNEHVWYHVETVGAVADAVAEELGRLNPDSADVYTANAEAFHAEIHELGDRIDALGSDLDGAAHILSTEPLGQYLFARAGLHDVTPTDFLRAVDAETDPPAAAIAEINEAIDGGEIDALVFNPQTETGVTGQVRERAEAAGIPVVEFTETLPEGEEDYIAWMTGQVEALSTALRP